In uncultured Desulfuromusa sp., a genomic segment contains:
- the tig gene encoding trigger factor — MNVTVENLSPIKKKLSLEIAAETVAVELENAYKKIAKTAAVKGFRKGKVPREILRKHYGSRAQYDATGPLINNSLYKALLDNKIEAVSQPEVVNSGVVEEGKSFSYEAEVEVRPEIVAKDYSNLNLEKEKFSFDESVVEKQLEQMANSKMQLEVTSRKKARDGDTVVIDFEGFINDTPFENGSAKDFELALGSNSFIPGFESQLVGMKRDQEKEVDVTFPEGYGAKDLAGKPAKFKVLVKEIKEKNIPEINDAFAKEFEAESLDQLKEQIKEHAMAQEKQRIEGQLQENMMNALVANNAFDVPEGMIKNQLLHLKDNFTQKLKEQGMTLEMLGMNDETFFTTYRDMATQQVKGELILDAIATQEEIVVEDSAVEEKMQAFADQSNVPLEQVQKYFENAQAMAGLKGQILQEKTSRFLLESATIAEVEPQQPEQAVADDSEKEES, encoded by the coding sequence ATGAATGTTACAGTTGAAAATTTAAGTCCGATTAAAAAGAAGCTTAGTCTTGAGATCGCAGCAGAAACAGTTGCTGTAGAGCTGGAAAATGCTTATAAAAAAATAGCTAAAACTGCTGCTGTCAAAGGGTTTCGTAAAGGGAAAGTTCCAAGAGAGATTTTGAGGAAGCATTATGGATCACGGGCCCAGTATGATGCAACGGGACCGTTGATTAATAACAGTCTTTATAAAGCTTTGCTGGATAATAAAATTGAGGCCGTCTCGCAACCGGAAGTTGTTAATTCCGGGGTTGTTGAAGAAGGAAAATCTTTCAGTTATGAGGCTGAGGTTGAGGTCCGCCCTGAAATTGTGGCCAAGGATTACAGTAATCTCAATCTTGAAAAAGAAAAATTTTCCTTTGATGAAAGTGTAGTTGAAAAACAACTGGAGCAAATGGCGAACTCAAAGATGCAACTTGAGGTTACAAGCCGCAAAAAAGCTCGCGATGGCGATACGGTTGTTATTGACTTTGAGGGTTTTATCAATGATACCCCATTTGAAAACGGGTCAGCGAAAGATTTTGAGCTGGCTCTTGGCTCAAACAGCTTTATCCCCGGTTTTGAATCTCAGTTGGTAGGAATGAAACGTGATCAGGAGAAAGAGGTTGACGTGACTTTTCCTGAGGGTTATGGGGCAAAAGATTTAGCTGGTAAACCGGCAAAATTTAAAGTCCTGGTGAAAGAAATCAAGGAAAAGAACATTCCTGAAATAAACGATGCTTTTGCGAAAGAGTTTGAAGCCGAAAGTCTGGATCAACTCAAAGAGCAGATCAAAGAGCATGCCATGGCTCAGGAAAAGCAGCGCATTGAAGGACAACTGCAAGAAAATATGATGAATGCACTGGTTGCGAACAATGCTTTTGATGTGCCTGAAGGGATGATCAAAAATCAGTTGCTTCATCTGAAGGACAACTTTACTCAGAAACTTAAAGAGCAGGGAATGACTCTTGAGATGCTGGGGATGAATGATGAAACTTTTTTCACCACTTATCGTGATATGGCAACCCAGCAGGTTAAAGGGGAACTTATTCTGGACGCAATAGCGACTCAAGAGGAGATTGTTGTTGAAGATTCCGCTGTTGAGGAAAAAATGCAAGCCTTTGCAGATCAAAGCAATGTCCCCCTGGAGCAAGTGCAGAAGTATTTTGAGAATGCCCAGGCTATGGCAGGATTAAAGGGGCAAATTCTCCAGGAAAAAACATCCAGGTTTTTGCTTGAAAGTGCGACTATTGCCGAAGTGGAGCCGCAGCAACCAGAGCAAGCGGTTGCCGATGACAGTGAAAAAGAGGAGTCTTGA